One Campylobacter showae CSUNSWCD genomic window, TTTTTGCCGATTTTTCTAAATTTTTTAAGCCCCTCGCCGTTTAGCTGTAAAAGCGCGGCGATGCGTTTAAATTTCGGATGCGGCGCGCAGTAGCAGTCCGCGAGCAGGCCGCTTTCTAGCAGCTTTGCCTCAATGCTCTCCAGACTCACGCGCTTGTCGTTTAGCTTCACGATGCGGTCTATCCTGCCTTGTAGCGCGAGGCGATCCTCGTCGATGCTGGCCGCGTCGTTAGTCTGAAAAAACTCACACCAAGGCGAGCTCACGCTTAGCGCGCCTCTATCGTCTAGCCCTGCGTCCACCGCGTCAAATAGCCTAAGTCCGCACCCATCGTCTTTTGCCACTATGCCAGTTTCCGTGCTGCCGTAGATCTCAATGATCCGCGCGTCACAGATTCGGCCTAGCTCGCTTCTTAGCTCCTTTTTTAGCGGCGAACCCGCACTTACGATCCCGCTTAGGCCTTTTAGCGCGATTGCGGCGGGACTTTGAGCTAGAGTTCTAAGTAGAACCGGACTAGCGATAAATACGTGATTTGCGAGACTTAAACCCAAAATCGCCTCCGGGTAGTTTAGCTCGTCAGCGATGACGCGCGCGCCCAGCGCCAGCGGCAAAAAGACCTTAAACGTAAGCCCAAACATGTGCCTATGCGAAACGCTCGAAAAAAAGGTGTTTTGGCTGCTAAAATTTAGCTCGTCCGCTAAATACTCGCTCTCTTTTATCATCTGCGCGAGCGACTTTTCTATCATCTTGCTTTTGCCGCTCGAGCCCGAAGTTTGCAGGTAAAATTTAGCCTGCGGATCAAATTTAAGCCCTTTTGCGGGCTCGTTTGCAAGAAAATTTAAAAAATTTTCGTCGTTTACGGCGGTCAAATTTGCCTCATAGATCGGCTTTGCCAGCACGCAAGGTGCGGTACCCGCCAAAAGCGAGCCGAAAAACGCGGCATAAAATTTAAACGCATCATCGATGTAAATTTGCAGCTCTTTTACGCCCCCTTTTTCTAAAAACGCGGCAAATCTAAGGCACGCGTCAAAGACGTCGCGAGAGTCGTCCGTAAATCTAAAATTTTTTAAATTTTCCTCAAAGCTCATTATTTTTTATAAATCTCTTTCTAAGTAAAATTTCCCCGAAAAATAGCGCCCCCATCAGCGCGTAAGAGACCGCGCCGCTATAAACGCTCCAGTAAAATTTATCTTTCATCAAGGCTAGCGCGAGCGAGAAGGCGGCGTTAAAAACAAAAAACGCGCACCAAATTTTGGTCAAATTTCGCGTATAAATCACGCCTTTTTCGTCCAAATTTGGCTCTTTTAGTTTTGCTATTTTGGTGATGACGGCCTCGTTTTTTAAGCTAAAAGCAAAAAACGCCAAAAACGCCAAACTCACCAAAACAGGGTAAAGATACGCTAAAAACCCGCCTCTAAAAATCATACAAACTATAAAAAAAACAGCGGCAAGGGTGCTAAGCCTCCTCTCAAAACCGCTTGAATACGCCGCGCGCGCTATCCACAGCGCGGCAAGCGCCCAAACGACCCAAAAGGCAAAATCGCCCGCGAAAAATAGCGCGAACGGGTAGATGACGCTAACTACGCTTAGGGCAATTTTAAGCTTACTCGTCAAATTTTTTAGCCACCGCGCTTACGATGTCTTCAAGCGTTTTTACGTTTTTAAAGTCTTCAGGC contains:
- a CDS encoding AMP-binding protein, which produces MSFEENLKNFRFTDDSRDVFDACLRFAAFLEKGGVKELQIYIDDAFKFYAAFFGSLLAGTAPCVLAKPIYEANLTAVNDENFLNFLANEPAKGLKFDPQAKFYLQTSGSSGKSKMIEKSLAQMIKESEYLADELNFSSQNTFFSSVSHRHMFGLTFKVFLPLALGARVIADELNYPEAILGLSLANHVFIASPVLLRTLAQSPAAIALKGLSGIVSAGSPLKKELRSELGRICDARIIEIYGSTETGIVAKDDGCGLRLFDAVDAGLDDRGALSVSSPWCEFFQTNDAASIDEDRLALQGRIDRIVKLNDKRVSLESIEAKLLESGLLADCYCAPHPKFKRIAALLQLNGEGLKKFRKIGKKGVVAELKELLKLEFKNSVRYFKIVEKMPRNQQGKFEKSEFENALFASPKPVWSGGRVNEAGKICYGSGQNLESALNCDTNASCVKFDEGGDRLDGAQKYEFGAIMHAGLEIFESHFPNLPLLPGFMQLDYVFELASMVGVDISGASTVENLKFMKFVRPGDLLRIYFEKRGGKLYFELFCNGKKCSTGRATL